A genomic region of Anopheles coustani chromosome 3, idAnoCousDA_361_x.2, whole genome shotgun sequence contains the following coding sequences:
- the LOC131259705 gene encoding small ribosomal subunit protein uS19 gives MADQAPEDGTKKKRTFRKFTYRGVDLDQLLDMKQEALMELMHSRAKRRFKRGQRRKPQALIKKLRKAKKNTPPNEKPACVKTHLRNMIIVPEMVGSTVGIYNGKTFNQTEIRPDMIGHYLGEFSMTYKPVKHGRPGIGATHSSRFIPLK, from the coding sequence ATGGCTGACCAAGCGCCCGAGGATGGAACCAAGAAGAAGCGTACTTTCCGTAAATTCACCTACCGCGGGGTGGATCTGGATCAGCTGCTGGACATGAAGCAGGAGGCCCTGATGGAGCTGATGCACAGCCGGGCCAAGCGGCGTTTCAAGCGCGGCCAGCGCAGGAAGCCGCAGGCGCTGATCAAGAAGCTGCGAAAGGCGAAGAAGAACACTCCCCCGAATGAGAAGCCGGCCTGTGTGAAGACCCATCTGCGTAACATGATCATCGTCCCGGAGATGGTCGGTTCCACCGTGGGAATCTACAACGGCAAGACCTTCAACCAGACGGAAATCAGACCCGACATGATCGGTCACTATCTGGGCGAGTTCTCGATGACGTACAAGCCCGTCAAGCACGGTCGTCCCGGTATTGGTGCCACGCACAGCTCGCGTTTTATTCCGCTGAAGTAA
- the LOC131259704 gene encoding uncharacterized protein LOC131259704, translated as MLTKKEKLLIRPWQMQRYINHRIKVVTAMPAIDFHPPPERIHITQKLKKQQKELERKEKIEQENIRLLQRLGAIMSKKRLDNIWTYTRPNFLSREYIYPVRPKTAPDSSGYPRSSARKIADVTTSPLAKGSKSTRCTACSTSARLSTQLNRVTPEGRMPWAPQKKTTNRKLLQEAETEQHVCCRFCCC; from the exons ATGCTTACCAAAAAAGAGAAACTACTCATCCGCCCATGGCAGATGCAGCGTTACATTAATCATAGAATAAAGGTTGTGACTGCCATGCCGGCTATCGATTTCCATCCACCACCGGAAAGGATTCATATTACCCAAAAGTTgaagaaacaacaaaaggAACTCGAAAGGAAGGAGAAAATCGAGCAGGAAAACATTCGGCTTCTGCAACGCCTTGGGGCCATAATGAGCAAGAAACGTCTTGATAATATCTGGACCTACACCCGTCCGAA CTTCCTGAGCAGGGAATACATCTACCCGGTCCGCCCCAAGACCGCTCCGGATTCGTCGGGTTATCCTCGATCATCAGCCAGAAAGATTGCCGATGTAACTACCTCTCCGCTGGCCAAGGGAAGCAAATCAACCCGTTGTACCGCCTGCAGCACATCAGCTCGCTTATCAACACAACTAAATCGGGTAACTCCAGAAGGTCGTATGCCCTGGGCCCCACAGAAGAAAACTACCAACCGGAAACTGCTGCAGGAGGCTGAAACTGAACAACACGTTTGCTGTcgattctgctgctgctga
- the LOC131259703 gene encoding probable asparagine--tRNA ligase, mitochondrial — protein sequence MASTIYFRFLENPMRNFVRGYRHYRIKDLSTNNCKPGDKVNVKGWVKSIRKMKGNLFVDVTDGSDPTNFQLVVNKEKHIDTAYGSSIEASGTLVATPKNQLELQVDNLIEIGKCPLAEGFPFYPKKSYPPEYIRSHLHLRSRVSSMCSTFRLRHEATRAFNNYLAKDGFVQIHTPILTSNDCEGAGEAFLVKPSNETLLKSMMKEGVPVEHAYFDRATFLTVSGQLHLEAMSHGLGKVYTFGPTFRAENCKSNIHLSEFYMLELEEAFMDSLEDLADRVEDMVKHVTKCLLEKSAPDLSLVRKLTTERPLEEAFEWTEKPFPRMNYDEAIRVLKANQSKLKSPVDELEGINKEQELFLVDYCKSPVFVCYWPKSIKSFYMRENKQNGQLVDALDLLVPHVGELVGGSVREDNYDRLQRKLPNVDLLQWYLDLRKFGGVTTAGFGLGFERYLSWLLNVHNIKDVIPFPRWAHNCVM from the exons ATGGCCTCTACGATATATTTTCGGTTTCTAGAAAATCCAATGCGAAATTTCGTTCGCGGCTATCGGCATTACCGAATAAAAGACCTCTCTACAAATAACTGCAAACCTGGCGATAAAGTTAACGTTAAA GGATGGGTGAAATCGAtaaggaaaatgaaaggaaatcTATTCGTCGATGTGACCGATGGATCGGATCCAACCAATTTCCAATTGGTGGTAAACAAGGAGAAACACATCGACACAGCATATGGTTCCTCGATTGAAGCGAGCGGCACTCTAGTCGCTACACCCAAGAATCAGCTTGAACTACAAGTGGATAATTTAATCGAAATCGGCAAATGTCCTCTAGCCGAAGGCTTTCCGTTTTACCCGAAAAAGTCGTACCCACCCGAGTACATTCGCAGTCATTTACATTTGCGATCGCGCGTTAGCTCCATGTGTTCTACATTTCGGCTGAGACATGAAGCAACGAGAGCTTTCAACAATTACCTAGCGAAGGACGGTTTTGTCCAGATCCATACGCCCATCCTTACATCGAACGATTGCGAAGGGGCAGGAGAAGCATTTCTGGTGAAACCTTCCAACGAAACGCTTCTCAAATCCATGATGAAAGAGGGTGTTCCCGTGGAGCATGCCTACTTTGATAGAGCAACTTTCCTGACCGTTTCCGGGCAGCTGCACCTTGAAGCAATGTCACATGGTCTGGGCAAAGTTTACACCTTCGGTCCTACGTTTCGGGCGGAAAACTGCAAATCCAACATTCACCTATCCGAGTTTTATATGCTTGAACTGGAAGAAGCATTTATGGACAGTCTTGAGGATCTAGCAGACAGAGTGGAAGACATGGTGAAGCATGTCACAAAATGTCTGCTGGAAAAAAGTGCGCCCGATTTGAGCCTAGTTCGGAAACTAACCACTGAGCGCCCATTAGAGGAGGCGTTTGAGTGGACCGAAAAGCCATTCCCTCGAATGAATTACGATGAAGCCATCCGCGTGTTAAAGGCGAACCAGAGTAAATTAAAGTCACCAGTCGATGAACTGGAAGGAATCAACAAGGAGCAGGAGCTATTTCTAGTAGACTATTGCAAGAGTCCCGTATTCGTTTGCTACTGGCCCAAAAGTATAAAGTCGTTCTACATGCGCGAGAACAAACAGAACGGCCAACTTGTCGACGCGCTGGATTTGCTAGTTCCGCATGTGGGCGAGCTGGTGGGAGGAAGCGTTCGCGAGGACAATTACGATCGTTTGCAACGTAAACTTCCAAATGTGGACCTGTTGCAGTGGTATTTGGATCTGCGAAAATTTGGTGGCGTCACAACGGCTGGGTTTGGCTTGGGTTTTGAACGGTACCTATCGTGGTTGTTAAATGTTCACAATATCAAGGATGTGATACCGTTTCCACGTTGGGCACATAACTGCGTTATGTAG
- the LOC131259707 gene encoding short coiled-coil protein B, with protein MSLKSQDDIPLADDDLEVIINDDESAKYMCNGRSLDSIASSYTNGNSSPQQFLENESPDADEQEEKARLIAQVLELQNTLDDLSQRVDSVKEENLKLRSENQVLGQYIENLMSASSVFQSTSPNNVQKKK; from the exons ATGTCGTTGAAATCCCAGGATGATATTCCTCTTGCGGATGATGACTTAGAGG TCATCATCAACGACGACGAGAGTGCGAAGTACATGTGCAATGGACGGTCGTTGGATTCGATTGCCAGTTCGTACACCAACGGAAACTCCAGCCCACAGCAATTTCTGGAAAACGAAAGTCCGGATGCGGACGAACAGGAGGAGAAGGCTCGGCTCATTGCTCAAGTGCTCGAGCTACAGAATACTCTTGACGACTTATCGCAACGTGTGGACAGtgtgaaggaagaaaatcTTAAACTTCGTTCCGAGAACCAGGTGCTCGGACAGTATATCGAGAATCTTATGTCCGCTTCATCGGTGTTTCAATCAACTTCACCAAATaatgtgcaaaagaaaaagtaa
- the LOC131261252 gene encoding cysteine-rich hydrophobic domain-containing protein 2, giving the protein MADFDAIYEEQELSEENLEEAHVQMVPDPIVIRGAGNMTVFGLSNRFNVQFPAGLVSRVAPEEFKATVMRINTVLKKTLPVNVKWLFCGCVCCCCTLGCSLWPVICLSKRTQHTLNKLLEWENSHLYHKLGLHWRLSKQQCDSNSMMEYVLLIEFIPKTPIYRPD; this is encoded by the exons ATGGCTGATTTCGACGCAATCTACGAGGAGCAGGAGCTTTCGGAGGAAAACTTGGAGGAAGCACACGTGCAGATGGTTCCGGATCCGATTGTGATTCGTGGCGCAGGCAATATGACAGT CTTCGGTTTGAGCAATCGTTTCAACGTGCAATTCCCAGCCGGTCTGGTGTCGCGCGTTGCACCGGAAGAATTCAAAGCCACCGTCATGCGAATCAATACGGTGCTGAAGAAAACGCTACCGGTGAACGTGAAGTGGTTGTTCTGCGGATGCgtatgctgctgctgtacgTTAGGATGTTCTCTATGGCCTGTGATATGTTTAAGTAAGAGG ACGCAGCACACGCTGAACAAACTGCTCGAGTGGGAAAATAGTCATCTCTACCACAAGCTCGGATTGCACTGGCGCCTCAGCAAGCAGCAGTGTGATTCCAACTCGATGATGGAATATGTGTTGTTAATAGAATTCATACCGAAAACGCCAATCTACCGACCCGACTAG